From Corvus cornix cornix isolate S_Up_H32 chromosome 1A, ASM73873v5, whole genome shotgun sequence, a single genomic window includes:
- the CDC42EP1 gene encoding cdc42 effector protein 1, producing MSLGKLPVLSWVSGSHGKRRLKSELTPDMISPPLGDFRHTMHVGRGGDVFGDTSFLSNHGGADTAKPNSFFARTLRHVRRTPLKRRGSGGQAGASPAPPAISPIIKNAVSLPQLNEGMYDGASSGRGLTSKFSFKSASNSFSKTHQAYGLESGFCTIPRVPRLEKAQESTFAGEDELDRSDSLLSFRLDLGPSLMSELLQVMSFSEANGNEVGEDGPHLLCDEGTKDRVPPAVGASHEEDKAASSFWDHSRQSNLSGASSLPGLSVHANGEAHAIEGAAANSLWASGPGAAPRGSPWQGRWNDCTIEAGEFDRATQVLAATMVGTSTPRSSEKGEGPPQARTQILWESPSSSLWGSQVTRESRSPEASWNQGEEEETKLSSLQESHSGARGGRSNSFEYADDEEEEDDEVKV from the exons ATGAGCCTGGGGAAGCTGCCGGTGCTCAGCTGGGTGTCAGGCTCCCATGGCAAGCGGCGGCTGAAGTCGGAGCTGACGCCGGACATGATCAGCCCGCCGCTGGGCGATTTCCGGCACACCATGCATGTGGGGCGCGGCGGGGACGTCTTTGGGGACACCTCTTTCCTTAGCAACCACGGCGGGGCTGACACGGCCAAACCCAACAGCTTCTTTGCCCGGACGCTGCGGCACGTCCGCCGGACACCGCTGAAGAGACGGGGCAGTGGGGGCCAGGCGGGGGCCTCCCCCGCGCCCCCAGCCATCTCGCCCATCATCAAGAACGCCGTCTCACTGCCGCAGCTCAACGAGGGGATGTATGATGGTGCCAGCAGTGGCCGGGGCTTGACCAGCAAGTTCTCCTTCAAAAGTGCCTCCAACAGCTTCTCCAAAACACACCAGGCCTACG GGCTGGAGTCTGGATTTTGTACCATTCCTCGTGTCCCTCGCTTGGAAAAGGCCCAAGAGAGCACCTTTGCCGGGGAAGATGAGCTGGATCGCTCCGACTCCCTGCTGTCCTTCCGCCTAGACCTGGGGCCCTCCCTGATGAGCGAGCTCCTCCAGGTGATGAGCTTCTCTGAAGCCAATGGGAATGAGGTGGGGGAGGATGGCCCACACCTCCTGTGTGATGAGGGGACAAAGGACAGAGTCCCTCCAGCAGTGGGTGCATCCCACGAAGAGGACAAGGCAGCATCCAGCTTCTGGGACCACTCCAGGCAGAGCAACCTGTCGGGGGCCAGCTCACTGCCGGGTCTGTCGGTCCATGCCAACGGAGAGGCACATGCCATTGAAGGCGCTGCAGCGAACTCTCTCTGGGCTTCGGGGCCAGGGGCAGCACCCAGAGGGTCCCCGTGGCAGGGGCGCTGGAACGACTGCACCATTGAGGCTGGAGAATTTGACCGAGCAACGCAGGTCCTGGCCGCCACTATGGTGGGGACCAGCACCCCACGGAGCTCGGAGAAGGGTGAGGGTCCCCCGCAGGCCCGGACACAGATCCTGTGGgagagccccagcagcagcttgtggGGGTCACAAGTGACAAGGGAGAGCCGGTCACCCGAGGCCAGCTGGAAccaaggagaggaggaggagaccaAGCTCTCCAGCCTGCAGGAAAGCCACAGTGGTGCCCGAGGGGGCCGCAGCAATTCCTTCGAGTATGCTGATGACGAGGAGGAAGAGGACGATGAAGTCAAGGTGTGA